A section of the Pseudophryne corroboree isolate aPseCor3 chromosome 11, aPseCor3.hap2, whole genome shotgun sequence genome encodes:
- the LOC134970010 gene encoding 4-galactosyl-N-acetylglucosaminide 3-alpha-L-fucosyltransferase FUT6-like translates to MENSGSIFSMKKCFMICIAQLCLAVILFILYNNVSHSAITDAVEHVETTREPAEHTQIILLWTWPFGDKFPLNKCPSFLNSSGCFYTDNRTLFFSADVVVIHHWEVRYSQNQLPQMPRPPNQYWVWFNLEPPSHSPNLQFMDNLINLTMSYRADSDIFSPYGWLEENKEEENFTIPSKTKLVAWAVSNWNPNSRRVRYYNQLKNYLSVDIYGRQHKPLPRNEHQQTLSKYKFYLAFENSAHEDYITEKLWNNAFANGIVPVVMGPSRGNYERFIPKDSFIHVDDFPTAQELATYILKLDSDDKAYQQYFHWRSRLHPFAGINWQTAYCRVCKAIKEAPKHKTIPSLGDWYK, encoded by the coding sequence ATGGAGAATTCAGGAAGTATTTTTTCTATGAAGAAATGTTTTATGATTTGTATTGCGCAGTTATGCCTTGCAGTCATTTTGTTTATACTCTATAACAATGTCAGTCACTCAGCAATTACTGATGCAGTTGAACATGTGGAAACTACACGGGAACCAGCTGAACATACTCAAATCATCCTGCTATGGACTTGGCCATTTGGTGATAAATTTCCCCTTAATAAATGTCCATCCTTTCTTAATAGTAGCGGATGCTTCTATACAGATAACAGAACATTGTTTTTTTCAGCTGATGTGGTTGTTATCCATCATTGGGAAGTACGCTACTCACAAAACCAACTTCCCCAGATGCCAAGACCACCTAATCAGTACTGGGTATGGTTTAACTTGGAGCCCCCATCTCATAGCCCAAATTTACAGTTTATGGACAATCTCATCAATCTGACCATGTCCTACAGGGCTGACTCTGATATATTCTCTCCTTATGGCTGGTTGGAGGAGAATAAGGAAGAAGAGAACTTCACAATCCCTTCAAAGACTAAGCTGGTGGCCTGGGCAGTCAGTAACTGGAACCCAAACTCTAGGAGGGTGCGCTATTATAACCAGCTTAAGAATTATTTATCTGTGGACATATATGGAAGACAGCATAAACCTCTGCCTAGAAATGAACATCAGCAAACACTTTCCAAGTACAAATTTTATCTAGCCTTTGAAAACTCAGCTCATGAAGACTACATTACAGAGAAACTGTGGAACAATGCCTTTGCAAATGGCATTGTACCAGTTGTTATGGGCCCCTCTCGTGGAAACTATGAACGTTTCATTCCCAAAGACTCTTTTATTCATGTAGATGACTTCCCCACAGCCCAGGAACTGGCTACATATATTTTAAAATTGGACAGTGATGACAAAGCCTATCAGCAATATTTTCACTGGAGGTCCAGACTTCATCCTTTTGCAGGCATTAATTGGCAGACTGCCTATTGTAGAGTATGCAAAGCAATAAAAGAAGCCCCTAAACATAAGACTATTCCAAGTCTTGGAGACTGGTATAAATGA